The Podospora pseudocomata strain CBS 415.72m chromosome 3, whole genome shotgun sequence genome window below encodes:
- a CDS encoding hypothetical protein (EggNog:ENOG503NUDW; COG:E), translating into MGSAADFPKIDFTSNFQNIINNALSSTPETRQAVDPSTEELLYHVPLSKQADVDKAVSVAKAAFPAWKALSYDERAGYLGRYADAIEANVSGLQELLMKEAGKPVSNAAGELQFAIAHVRETAKLRIEDDLIEDTEERRATVRYLPMGVGVGIIPWNYPVLLGLGKLGPAVLAGNTFIWKPSPFSPYTALKLGEIAAQIFPPGIVQVLSGDESLGPLFTAHPDVAKISFTGSSATGKKVMQACASTLKRLTLELGGNDASIIYDDVDVAQVVQKIGPMAFMHSGQICMDIKRLYVHEKIYDEFLAAFVQVVKSFKVGGGGDPEAFLGPVQNRMQFEKVKDLYSEIGKQKWQVATGGEPVACDGKKGFFLPPTIIDNPPDDSRIVVEEPFGPIMPVLKWSDEDEVVRRANNTNMGLGASVWSNDIEKAERLARRLEAGSTWVNSHFELSPYVPFGGHKWSGVGMDWGIVGLKGWCNTQASWVRKKF; encoded by the exons ATGGGCTCAGCTGCTGACTTCCCCAAGATTGACTTTACG TCCAATTTtcaaaacatcatcaacaacgctCTCTCGTCCACCCCCGAGACCCGTCAGGCTGTCGACCCAAGCACAGAGGAGCTTCTCTATCATGTTCCCCTGTCCAAGCAGGCTGATGTCGACAAGGCCGTCTCCGTTGCCAAAGCTGCCTTTCCCGCGTGGAAGGCGCTGTCCTATGACGAGCGGGCGGGGTATCTCGGTCGGTATGCTGACGCGATTGAGGCTAACGTTTCCGGACTCCAAGAGCTTCTGATGAAGGAGGCTGGCAAGCCTGTTAGCAATGCCGCAGGGGAACTGCAGTTTGCCATTGCCCATGTGAGGGAGACGGCCAAGCTGAGGATCGAGGATGACTTGATTGAGGATactgaggag AGAAGAGCGACCGTCCGGTACCTTCCCATGGGAGTTGGCGTTGGCATCATCCCCTGGAACTACCCCGTCCTTTTGGGCCTGGGCAAGCTTGGTCCCGCCGTCCTCGCCGGCAACACCTTTATCTGGAAGCCATCGCCTTTCTCTCCCTACACGGCGCTCAAGCTGGGCGAGATTGCTGCGCAGATATTCCCACCGGGTATTGTGCAAGTTCTGAGCGGTGATGAGAGCTTGGGACCACTCTTTACTGCTCACCCCGATGTAGCCAAAATCAGCTTCACGGGTTCGTCTGCGACGGGCAAGAAGGTCATGCAGGCTTGTGCCAGCACGCTCAAGAGGCTGACGTTGGAGCTGGGTGGGAATGACGCGTCGATTATTTATGATGATGTAGATGTGGCCCAGGTGGTTCAGAAG ATCGGACCCATGGCATTCATGCACTCTGGTCAGATCTGCATGGACATCAAGCGCCTTTACGTGCACGAGAAGATCTACGACGAGTTCCTCGCTGCCTTTGTCCAGGTGGTCAAGTCGTTCAaggtcggaggaggaggcgatcCCGAGGCGTTCCTGGGCCCGGTCCAAAATCGGATGCAGTTTGAAAAGGTCAAGGACCTGTACTCGGAGATTGGCAAGCAGAAGTGGCAAGTCGCCACCGGTGGTGAGCCTGTCGCCTGCGATGGCAAGAAGGGCTTCTTCCTGCCGCCTaccatcatcgacaaccCGCCGGATGACAGCCGCatcgtggtggaggagcctTTTGGGCCCATTATGCCTGTTCTCAAATGgagcgatgaggatgaggtggttAGACGGgcgaacaacaccaacatggGATTGGGGGCTTCGGTTTGGAGCAATGATATTGAAAAGGCCGAGAGGCTGGCTAGGAGGCTGGAAGCGGGGAGCACTTGGGTGAATAGTCATTTTGAGCTGTCGCCTTATGTTCCCTTTGGTGGGCACAAGTGGAGCGGTGTTGGAATGGATTGGGGCATTGTTGGGTTGAAGGGGTGGTGCAACACTCAGGCGAGCtgggtgaggaagaagttttga
- a CDS encoding hypothetical protein (CAZy:CBM91; CAZy:GH43; EggNog:ENOG503P0GH; COG:G) — MPQVRNPILPGFNPDPSILRVGDDYYIATSTFEWYPGVQIHHSKDLANWELVTRPLTRKSQLDMRGDPDSCGIWAPCLTHDGEKFWLVYTDVKRKDGSFKDTHNYIVSAPAIEGPWSDPVYTNSSGFDPSLFHDPDTGKKWFVNMLWDHRRRPLLFAGIALQEWDPVSGKLVGPRKNIYRGTELALVEGPHLYKRNGWYYLLTAEGGTGYDHAVTFARSRDIWGPYETHPDKHILSSKDHPHAALQRAGHGDIVDTPDGKTYLVHLTGRPTTQRRRCVLGRETAIQECFWKDDWLFVKGGPVPSLHVELPAARDEDRYWETKKYSFDAGEGLHKDFQWLRTPESERIFNLDNNKLNLIGRESIGSWFEQALVARRQEHFSYDAETVIDFSPTDEREFAGLTAYYCRYNFFYLIVSAHSDGQRELLIMASEASWPVGNLVLPLSNPDSVVIPNEGKVRLKVTVRGKELQFWYALEGEQELKKIGPVFDASIVSDECGGHQAHGSFTGAFVGVAASDLNGTGRVASFEGFVYTPVKHGSDRYEV; from the coding sequence ATGCCCCAAGTACgaaaccccatcctccccgggttcaaccccgacccctccatcctccggGTGGGCGATGACTACTACATTGCCACTTCCACCTTTGAGTGGTACCCAGGTGTTCAAATCCATCACTCCAAGGACCTCGCCAACTGGGAGCTCGTCACCCGCCCCCTAACCCGCAAGTCCCAGCTCGACATGCGAGGCGACCCGGACAGCTGCGGTATCTGGGCTCCCTGTCTCACCCACGATGGTGAAAAGTTCTGGCTGGTGTACACAGATGTCAAGCGCAAGGATGGGTCCTTCAAGGATACTCACAATTACATTGTTTCCGCCCCAGCTATCGAGGGCCCATGGTCGGATCCGGTCTACACCAACTCTTCTGGGTTTGATCCTTCACTCTTTCACGACCCGGACACCGGCAAGAAGTGGTTTGTGAATATGCTGTGGGATCACCGCCGTCGCCCTCTTCTTTTTGCCGGGATTGCGTTGCAGGAGTGGGATCCTGTTTCTGGCAAGCTCGTGGGCCCACGCAAAAACATCTATCGGGGTACCGAGCTCGCTCTGGTCGAGGGCCCTCATCTCTACAAGCGGAATGGATGGTATTATCTCCTGACCGCCGAAGGAGGCACCGGCTACGACCACGCAGTCACCTTTGCCCGTTCCAGGGACATTTGGGGGCCCTATGAAACCCACCCAGACAAGCACATTCTCTCCTCCAAGGACCATCCCCATGCCGCGCTGCAGCGTGCCGGACACGGTGATATTGTCGACACACCCGATGGGAAGACCTATCTCGTCCACCTTACCGGCCGCCCGACCACCCAGAGGAGAAGGTGCGTTCTCGGCCGCGAGACCGCCATCCAGGAATGCTTCTGGAAAGACGACTGGCTCTTTGTCAAGGGTGGGCctgtcccctccctccatgtCGAGCTCCCTGCCGCCCGGGATGAGGATCGGTACTGGGAGACGAAAAAGTACTCGTTCGATGCTGGCGAAGGACTGCACAAAGACTTCCAGTGGCTTCGCACCCCCGAGTCGGAGAGAATCTTCAAcctggacaacaacaagctcaacCTGATTGGCAGGGAGAGCATCGGTTCCTGGTTCGAGCAAGCCCTCGTTGCGAGGAGGCAAGAGCACTTTTCCTACGACGCCGAGACAGTCATTGACTTTTCCCCCACCGACGAGAGAGAATTCGCCGGGCTGACGGCCTACTACTGCCGGTACAACTTTTTCTACCTCATCGTCAGCGCGCACAGTGACGGGCAGAGGGAGTTGCTGATCATGGCTTCCGAGGCGAGCTGGCCGGTGGGGAATCTGGTCTTGCCGCTGTCGAATCCTGACAGTGTGGTTATTCCCAACGAGGGCAAAGTTAGACTCAAGGTTACggtgagggggaaggagcTGCAGTTTTGGTACGCTCTtgagggggagcaggagctcaagaagatcgGCCCAGTGTTTGACGCAAGTATTGTAAGTGATGAGTGTGGTGGGCATCAGGCTCATGGGAGTTTCACGGGGGCTTTTGTGGGGGTCGCTGCCTCGGATTTGAAcgggacggggagggtggccAGTTTTGAGGGGTTTGTGTACACGCCTGTGAAGCATGGTAGTGATCGGTATGAGGTTTAG